From a single Ailuropoda melanoleuca isolate Jingjing chromosome 12, ASM200744v2, whole genome shotgun sequence genomic region:
- the TLE7 gene encoding transducin-like enhancer protein 7, translated as MSREKEEALFSILSIYDEAEERRNVPESSGISSQHEHQAESHLEGVYGMSQQPPSSLTQHGLVYQEMTTGTPQHWVPQTPGTSELQATWLPQAGPEAAAELDPSFLPGPEFGRPCPSPPPSEEVWSFLRAFPPVPDEAVVRQRVPRRCWKVGRLRHGKKVYAIAISGSTHHVYTCGHGYIKVWDESALHARNKAPQAQLDLQDHQNCVLACKLFPDEQRLITGGLSRNLTLWDLAPTPRVRAQLASTGPMCYSLALSSNARLCLACFKGFVEIWDLQNQILIRKHEVPEYGSRCVDIAGNKFWTGGEDTRLYSWDLRSYQRLQQHDLRHEILSITHDPSEEWVLVGLRTSDIIILHTHRREKFKAVLHKYVNHHSLKFASCGSYFVTALDEAIHCIAAPSLQRLFQVEEPTDVLCCDVSSDNQYLVTGSKNSATVYQLLY; from the exons ATgagtagagagaaggaagaggcgTTGTTTAGTATACTCAGTATTTATGAtgaagcagaggagaggaggaacgTGCCAGAAAGCTCTGGCATTTCCTCCCAGCATGAGCACCAAGCAGAATCCCACCTGGAGGGGGTGTATGGGATGTCCCAGCAGCCCCCCAGTTCCCTGACGCAGCATGGCCTGGTTTATCAGGAGATGACCACTGGGACCCCGCAGCACTGGGTCCCCCAGACTCCAGGCACATCTGAGCTCCAGGCCACTTGGCTCCCCCAGGCGGggccagaagcagcagcagagctGGACCCCAG CTTCCTGCCAGGACCCGAGTTTG GCCGGCCTTGCCCTTCGCCTCCGCCCAGTGAAGAAGTCTGGTCATTCCTCAGGGCATTT cctcctgttCCAGATGAAGCGGTGGTCAGGCAGAGGGTCCCCCGGAGGTGCTGGAAGGTTGGCAGGCTCCGCCACGGAAAGAAAGTCTACGCCATTGCCATCAGCGGCTCAACTCACCACGTGTACACGTGTGGCCACGGCTACATTAAGGTCTGGGACGAGAGCGCCCTGCATGCCCGCAACAAGGCCCCGCAGGCCCAGCTGGACTTGCAG GACCATCAGAACTGTGTCCTCGCCTGCAAGCTATTCCCGGACGAGCAGCGCCTGATCACTGGGGGTCTGTCCCGGAACCTGACTCTGTGGGATCTGGCCCCCACACCCCGCGTCAGGGCCCAGCTGGCCTCCACGGGCCCCATGTGCTATTCCCTGGCTCTCTCCTCCAATGCCCGGCTCTGCTTGGCTTGTTTCAAAGGATTTGTCGAGATCTGGGATTTGCAGAACCAAATCTTGATCAG GAAGCACGAGGTCCCTGAATATGGCTCCCGCTGTGTGGACATCGCAGGCAATAAGTTCTGGACGGGGGGTGAAGACACCAGACTCTATTCCTGGGACCTGAGGAGCTACCAGAGGTTGCAGCAGCACGATTTACGGCATGAG ATCCTTAGCATTACCCACGACCCCAGCGAGGAGTGGGTGCTAGTAGGCCTGAGGACAAGCGATATCATAATTCTCCACACGCACCGGAGGGAGAAGTTTAAGGCAGTCCTTCATAAATACGTCAACCACCACAGCCTCAAGTTTGCCTCCTGTG GGAGCTATTTTGTGACTGCACTGGACGAGGCGATCCACTGCATAGCCGCACCTTCTCTACAAAGGTTGTTTCAG GTAGAGGAGCCTACGGACGTCCTGTGTTGTGATGTGTCTTCTGACAACCAGTATCTGGTCACGGGCTCCAAGAACAGTGCCACGGTTTACCAGCTCTTGTACTGA